aatcatcaaatcaaTCAGAATTAGGCGAATCGTCTGGGGCTGGTTGTCCAATGGACGGATTGTCTTAAGACCAGTCTCTTTTGTATTGCAATTAAGTATTTCAAGTGAGGAAAattggaggggtattcagcagttaagccggAAAATTTCTATGCTGTAATAATCCATAAGCAGTTATATTACaactttgaaaatgttctcAACTTTTTTACCTTTTGCCCGTTCATAGTACTCAAATTATAAGGCTGgaatcattattttttattattattattgttgttattattagaAGTATTCAATGAAAAATGTTATCATTTCTGAAAGtttatatattaattttgtcagtATGTTGTTGCACAAATACTCAGATCTGTGGATGATGATTGCTCAGCGTGATGTTGTTGATTGTCCATCAGTTGACTTACGTACGACATTATTGGCTACAAAAACAATGAACAGTGAAATTATGACTGGAGTATGTGTTTCACCAACAAAACAGTCTCACCTACTGTAATAACTTATTATTGTCACTAAGCATGACTTCATAGCATTTTTCCCAAAGAATTATTACCCTTCTTAGCATTTTACTCACCCAGCTTCTTAATGATTCAAACTTTGAGTGAGGGCCTAACATTACTGTGAAGTTGTTCTtacccaattattccatcagggatcaACCCTAGTATTGGAATTAAgtccacacaaggacagagaaaaactctgaccagggtgggatttgaacccacaaccttCAGATTAGATCGATGCTTCCactgactgagctacaaggccagaacAAAGCAGGTGGTGGGTATGTGAGATGGTCAAGGACAAATTTGGCTTGGCCGAAGCCTAATTACGATTATCACTCAGCTTCATTTTCAAGACATGCCCCAGTCACTCTCACCCATAAAAGTTCAAGAAGGgacataaaattattatttttcattaacaGAAATGTCCATTTGAAGCAATCACTATCATCAATCTTCCAAGCAACCTTGAGAAGGAAACCACACATCGATACAGTGCCAACTCTTTTAAGCTTCAcaggtttgttttttgttctgaaaGGCATTGCACTTTTAATTTCTCTCACAAAAATCAGAACCTAACTTGTACAAGGGTGGATTCTCACTGATAGCAATAATGTTATAAGACAACTGTCATTAATTCAACAGTGATAAGATTTAAATTTGGTCTCAAACAAGTTtttaaggatcaaatttccactaTGAAGATATTATGATGCTGACATCTTGAGCATCAAAGCGAACAATATCATTGTGATAACATTTAACTTGTATGAAACTCTTTTTCAGTCTaactgtaaaattaattatattttcttgtctttaatttttctATGTATTTTGTAAGGTTGCCCATTCCAAGGCCAGGTGAAGTGTTGGGATTGGTTGGAACAAATGGTATTGGCAAATCTACAGCACTGAAGATCTTAGCTGGAAAACAAAAGCCTAATCTTGGAAGATATAATGTAGGCTATCAAGATTGATTTTCATGTCTTATTTCGTAACACTTAACTTTACTTGTCCCAGCCTTCTATGTGAccccattttctttcttttttttttttcccagaatAAAATATGCGCTGGTTCTTACTAATTATTGTTTCACTGTAATTTCATGTTTTAGAATCCTCCAGATTGGCAGGAAATCCTTCAGCACTTCAGAGGCTCAGAACTGCAGAATTATTTCACAAAGATTTTAGAAGATGACTTGAAGGTATGTTTTCAACATCTTCATAATATAAGAACATCCAAGTTCAGAAATAAAATAGggcacttttcttttcaaattactatgaatttaatttctttatttcaaaatactTCTTGGAGTATTGGGCAAAGCTTAGAAAAATCATCATTTCTTGGTTAACAATGCAAAATCCTACGGCCCTAacaatacaaaaacaaaatagagtcttcttttctttttccaaaggCAATCATTAAACCACAGTATGTGGACCAGATTCCAAAGGCTGTTAAGGTAagtaattcaacaaattctcCCCTCCCCGTTGCTCAAACAATGTGAGGCACATTGTCATTGCAAATTTAGTCAGCCTAGTCTTTATTGTAAACATTTTCTGGCAAATTGAATGGAAGAGTGATTGACAAAATTAGATACAAAAGGTTAAATTTGACGGAATTTATACAGTTGTCGTCAAAACAATAACCTGATGATATCAGCAGTTCTAATCATTCCCATTTGACCCCACAGACCTAATGATTCTATTTATGTTGTATCCAGTACCCCCTCTTTCCTTCATTGAATTATTCGCATAACAAGAAATTCATATCAGAATAGTTAATAGTTAAACATGttttaataaattttatttcttgtttctGATGTGTATTTAACAAATATATTCCATTTTACTATGCATCTGTTCAGCaacagatcacagatgacaccaaaatatggtaagaactaaaAGGTGGCACATGAGCCAGTGTATGtaactgatgttcttaccacattttgatgtcttcACTAGCATCTTCAAGTCTACACAAATTTGACCAAACTATATATCTTGACTGTGTTATGCCTGGGAAAAAAAGCAAGGCAAAGttttcaatgtttgtttttgcattCACAAAAATATACAATgttcagtttctttttctgttcaATTCTGTGGCCTACACTGCATAGTTATCTTCCCAATTAGTAGTTTGCGATTAGacaaattttgacaaaaaaacgTTTTACCCTTGTGAGATTTTCCCTTTAGCTTTTGGAATTGTATTTGTTTTAGGGAAGTGTACAGTCAATTCTGGACAGAAAGACAGAACTGGACAATCAAGAACACATATGTGAACAGCTGGGTATGCAGAAGAGTATTTCTATTCTTTGTTCCTGTGCTCATAAAACTTTGACCATTGTTTTCAATGGGTTGGAACCGACCAGCAATTCAACTGTCCTGTATATTCAATCATACATTTTTGTTGTGCAGTGGCAAAACTGTTATATGACGACATGTGTTAGGTTATACCAGTACTAAATTTTGCTTAAATCCAATGTTTTCTCTGAAAATGTGCCACTGTTGTAGATGAAAATCAAGTTCTAGTTACAACGATTTCAACCTTTCGAATGAATTTGGTGCTACTGTGGCTTAAAATTAATGCAAGTTGAATAGTTACGATTCAAAGACCCTATGAATGTAAGGGGAAGAAATCACGGAGGTACACTATTACCCAAGCATTGTAAACTAGATGGCTTATTAGCATGAGGTTTTAGTAGGTGTCAATACTAAGTGAACTGATTATCTATGAGAAGTTCATTTTGAACTGATTATCTATGAGTTTCCTTGAAGCAAATAAACACACGAAGGCGCACTATATAAAGGCATAAGCTTTGCAAGTTCTGGATCATTGGAAAcggggacaatgcatttttatgcttcacgctgaaacagagaattaatatccctcagggatcggactcggaatttcaaatagaacaattatttgaaaagacattgcaaatactagtacaatatcagtttataatcctgttgtaaacatgattccttgaaaagaaatttatatttatggaaagtaaagagagcaaatACACTACAATTCACTTgcagcttacctttcttgaattcaaatcgcccgccattttgaatttgacccgcgcactttaacggtgactgacaaatgagcctcgatcttTCCAGGAAAGActtccttatatagcgcgccttcgtgtttaattTCATACATTATAATATTTAATTatctaataattataattaattataatgattataatattCATTATGATTTGACTCTTGTTGAACTATGAACTGTTGGCTTGTCAGTGAAATATTTTTGGTAAATTCTTTGCAGATCTAATGACTGTACTTGATCGCAATGTAGATGAACTCTCAGGAGGGGAGCTGCAGCGTTTTGCTTGCGCTGTGGTGTGCATTCAGAAGGCTGATATGTATGTGACATCTTTTGAGCCTGTTGAATTGTATTCAATCATTAAATGCTATTCATGAATGCAAACTCAAAAACACATCAAGCATTCGCAACAACTTTTTGGGCAGGCAGGGGAAGTAATGAGAAAAATTGGCCTCTATTAAAAAATTCATTGGACCAGTACGTTCTTCGATAAACACTTTCAGGGAATGATGTTTAGTTAACCAGAAATTAGAGAcacccccaccccacccctcAACCTTCTGGGTATTAGGGAGTTAAATTTTGTTGAATTAAGTTTTCACACTTTTCAGTTCACATTCTTAGGTCCCCCCCCTTGggatatttataatttttgaataCCCCAATTTTACCTCTTATTTTCTTAGGGACCCACCCCCCCAACAACTTTTTGTGAATGCTCCCTTGATAATTATTCTTTATTTAACacgaattttttattttttttaattgaacaaTTAGGTTAGCAAGATATTTCCTAGTGCTTTGAGATAAAATTAGTGATTGTTGTTTcgttcttttttctgtttttgattTTGTTCAGTTACATGTTTGATGAACCATCAAGTTACTTGGATGTCAAGCAGCGTCTTAAATGTGCCTTGACAATACGGTCTCTTCTTAATGACGAAAGGTACATCAAGTATAACGAATCATCCGATAAAAGCTGCTTCTTATAAGTGTAACGCAGTGTCCTACCACAATTCTTGTTAACTTGGCCATCATTTCTGGCATTTCAGATGCCAAGATTTAAGAAACCACACTTTTTGATGTGCGTCAAAATTGAGTGTGTATCAAATTTGCTTATAAACGACGCTTATCTCTTTTTAAACCACATGTAAGTTCTTCGATGTCCTACGCCAATGCTGCAAGACTTTCCTGCCGTATATCGTTCATATGCTCATTTCAAAGGcaaccccttttttttttgaagacaTTAAGCCGTTTGTCCGGCTGGGTTTGAACGCATGACCTCCAGCAGAGATGGACCGTAAGGGGGTCCCCTTCGCACGTTTCACGAGTACTAAATTTGGGCAATGACGCATCGCGTTACTCAGGATTTAAAAGATTTCTGTTTCATTTGTCACGGTAAGCATGGCGCTCACGGATCACGGATTCTATTATATCCCGAATAACGGATCCCGAATAGCGAATAAACCCCGATCACGTTTCAAGCAAATTCTCTTATGGCGCCGCAGCAAAGAGTTTTCATCCTATTGAGAACCAATTGGACGGTGGTTTGAATACTGGAGAGATCTTCATTTTGCTTGTCATTTCAAGGTACATTATTGTCGTGGAGCACGATCTGAGCGTGTTGGACTATCTCTCTGACTACATTTGCTGCCTCTATGGAGTTCCTGGCGCTTACGGTGTGGTTACCATGCCCTTCAGTGTACGAGAAGGTGAGCTTCAAGtctctttttctctctttttcgaTCCTTGATGATCTACTGCTGTGCTCTGCGAAGTATTTTTAACTCGAACGGTGGTCACTTAAAGTCAAGTAGCCTTTCTTATTATAATTCCTTAACTATTCATTCTTATTTATTTCTTAATCAATTGCTATTGATTTCTGGAATTTAACGGTTTTGTCTTCAGAGGGGAGGTACTTCTCAACAAGAGCTTTGTCCTTGGTTATTCATTCTTTTGAATTGCAATATGATGTTTTCCGCAGGAATCAACATTTTTCTGGATGGTTTTGTCCCCACTGAGAACCTGAGGTTTAGAGAGGCTTCGTTGGTTTTCAAAGTAGCAGAAACAGCTGACAAGGTTGGAAAATTTATGCAGTATTGAAATGTTCTTATAGAATAAGGCGTTTTTTTCCGAGGTTTTTCCAAGGACTACATTGAAGAATCGCGTCCTCAGTTGAAGATAGCAAATGTCGTTTATTTGAACTTGACAGTGCTTATCGTACTGAAAGAAACAAATGGAAAACAGTTCTCAACGTAACGTTTTTTATTTGATTGTTTTACAGGAAGAGGAAATAAAGAGGATGCGCagatacaaatatccttcaatgTCAAAACAGCTGAGTATGTAGTAGCAAATTGTGAAGTTTTAGCCCcttgaacttgaaaaaaaaaagactgaaagCAAGCAAAGGATAACTACTTGATGTAGGCAGGACGCTTAAGTATGCATGAGGACCATTTTATGATATAAACTCCCGAACCACTACGTGACTGTTTACACCAAGTAGCCCCCAAGCAAAGGGGACACACGTGAGACCAACCCCGTGGTTTGGCAAGACTGTGCGCATGCGCACATCCATACCACCCGGGCAAGTATCAGGCAACGATAgacagctgtttcggccttgttGGGCCGCATCAGAATGGCATAGCCGATACTTACCAAGGCAGGTTTTTTCAAACCTCTAAGCTGAAgtattttcttttgatttttgtCTCCATTCCCAACgaatattttcttgtttcttgtctTTTAGAGGATTTTAAACTAAAAATCGATGGAGGCGAATTCACAGACTCAGAAATCATTGTTATGTTGGGAGAAAATGGTATGAACGAGTTTAACTGTTTTGTCTTTAGAGGGGAGGGGTGGGTGGGAAAGGGTACTTGCATTTGGGAGCTGTATCCTTGGTTTTTGTACACGATATCGACGGccatcttttgttgttgtttgtttgcctttttttttcgacGTTTGCAAGACAACAACTTCATGGGCGCCGTTTGGTTGTTTATGACTGCTTTGGCGTCATGTAAAACCAAGGATAGATACTCCATGTCAAATTACATGA
This genomic stretch from Acropora muricata isolate sample 2 chromosome 5, ASM3666990v1, whole genome shotgun sequence harbors:
- the LOC136918419 gene encoding ATP-binding cassette sub-family E member 1-like; its protein translation is MSSRLKQNQQTQDKLTRIAIVSSDKCKPKRCRQECKKCCPVVRMGKLCIEVTPESKIAHISESLCIGCGICSKKCPFEAITIINLPSNLEKETTHRYSANSFKLHRLPIPRPGEVLGLVGTNGIGKSTALKILAGKQKPNLGRYNNPPDWQEILQHFRGSELQNYFTKILEDDLKAIIKPQYVDQIPKAVKGSVQSILDRKTELDNQEHICEQLDLMTVLDRNVDELSGGELQRFACAVVCIQKADIYMFDEPSSYLDVKQRLKCALTIRSLLNDERYIIVVEHDLSVLDYLSDYICCLYGVPGAYGVVTMPFSVREGINIFLDGFVPTENLRFREASLVFKVAETADKEEEIKRMRRYKYPSMSKQLKDFKLKIDGGEFTDSEIIVMLGENGTGKTTFIRMLAGKLPSDSEEHVPEMNVSYKPQKISPKSQNTVRMLLHEKIRDAYVHPQFIADVIKPLQIEQIMDQEVQNLSGGELQRVALTICLGKPADVYLIDEPSAYLDSEQRLVAAKVIKRFILHAKKTGFVVEHDFIMATYLADRVVVFEGEPSVKTQANSPQTLLTGMNKFLRSLEITFRRDPSNFRPRINKMHSVKDSEQKRAGNYFYLED